In Bradyrhizobium sp. 195, the sequence GGTGCGTCCCGCCCCCGTGGTGGTGGCTCCGCCGGTCGTCGTCGTGCCCCGCGCGCGCGTGTGCCCCTATGGCTTCCGCTGGTACGCTGGCCGCTGCCGCCCGTTCTGATCTCGTCCATTAACGTTTGCGAAATGGCCGCGCGGCGAAAGCCTGCGCGGCCATTTTTCGTTCTGGGGGTGCCTGACGATTCGCCGCGAATTGGAGCACCTCGGAATCGAAACGGGGACCGCTGGCTGCGATCCCCGTCCAATTCACGCGCTGCGGCGAGCTTACCAGTGATGGCGGCGGTGCCAGCGCCGACGATGCCGGCGCCAATGACGGTGGCCCCAGCCGCGATGGCGGCCATGCCAGTGAACCTGTTCGGGAGTCAGCTTGGCGGCTTCCTCGCTGGTGGTGACGGCCGGATGAGCGTCGGGATTGCCTTGCGGCGTGCGAGCGGGATCACTGAGCGGCTGCGGCGACAGCGGCGCGGCCTGCGCCGTCGCGGCGAAGGCGGCAGCGCCCGCCGTCACCCCCAATGCAAGTTTCAAAAAGTTCCGACGCTCCATGACATATCCTCTAGGCTATCGAGCAAGTGATGCAGAGGAAGTGTTGCGCTCACGACATGAACCAAGGCTGAATCAACCAAGGCTGAATCATGGGTTCGCATTCACACGCGAAGCGACATGGAGAATTCGTAGCCCGGAGGAGCGCAGCGCAATCCGGGATTCGTGCTTGGGGCAAAGACCCCGGATTGCGCTGCGCTCCATCCGGGCTACAGGACTTCGCTACTTCACAAACTCCTGCGCCAGCACCAGCGTCTCGCGCGTACGCTTCACGTCGGGCCAGTCGCGGTTGAAATCGGCGACGAGCTTTTGCAGCGCGTCACCCTTCAGCATCGCCGCGAGCCTGGCCTCGTCATCGAACTGATACATCGCCTGGTGCAGCGAGGGATCATCAAGGCTCCAGAACCGCCAAGCCTTGTTGACGCCAAATGCCTTCACCGCGTCGGGCAAATGTTCCGTCTCGTACCATCTGTCGAAGGCGGCGCGCTTGCTGGCGTCGGGGACGGTGGCGCGGACGACGAAGAACGCTGATGGCATCGGGTTTCCTCCTCTTGTTTGAACCAACACTAACCGCTTCGGCCGCCGGCGACAAAAAGGTTGCTACCGGTGTCGGAACGGGCGCCCTTCACTCGTCCTTTGCTTCGAGCCAGACACGGAGACATCTAATGGCCGACCTCACCCTGACCACCTTCGATTGGGTTCCCGAACCGCCGCGAGGTTTCGTGCGTGATCTGCGCGTGCGCTGGGCCCTCGAAGAAGCCGCGCTGCCCTATCGAGTCGCCAGCGCGCCTTTCGAAGATCGCGGGCCTGCGCATTTCGCGCACCAGCCGTTCGGCCAGGTGCCGTGGCTGACCAACGGCGACCTCTCGATCTTCGAGAGCGGCGCGATTCTGCTGCATCTCGGCGAGCGCAGCGCGAAGCTGATGCCCACGGACCCGCACGGCCGCGCCGAGACGACGGAATGGGTGTTCGCGGCGCTCAATTCGGTGGAGATGGCCAGCCTGCCCTGGGCGATGTCGAAGTTCATGGGACATCCGACGGACACGGCGGCGTGGAAATTCGTCGACGACTTCCTCAAGCTTCGGCTCAAGCATCTCGAGCCGGTGCTGGCCGGCCGCGAATGGCTGGCGGGCTCGTTCTCCGTCGCCGACATCCTGATGTCGGACGTGCTGCGCGTCGTCGATGGTTTCGAAGGGCTGGCGGACAGTCCTGCCTGCCGCGCCTACGTCGCACGCTCCACCGGCCGCCCGGCGTTCGCCAAGGCGCACGCGGACCAGATGGCGCATTTCGCTGCGGCGGATAAGGCGCGCGGAGCGTGATGCGCCTCACATAATCGTTCCGGTGCCCGGCCTACAGTCGTCGCAACCGGACAGAAGCAATTCGACAGGTGACACATGGTCCGCATCGAATATCTCAAGCGACAGATCGCCCGCGCCGAGCGGCTGGCCAAAGCCATCCTCGACCGGCAAACCGCCGATCGGCTGCAAGCCTTCGCCGCCGAATGCCGCACGGAATTGTCGGAGCTGACGCTCAAGACCGCCGCTTGAGGCGTGGTGGGCCGGATGCGTGAGATACGTAGGGCGGATTAGCGTCAGCGTAATCCGCCACTTCTCCATCCGACGACGCAATCTTGGCGGATTACGCTATCGCTAATCCGCCCTACACCTCACACCAGCTTCAGCGGCGCGTCCGCGACGACGCGCAGGTCGATGCTGCCGATCAGGGCCGCACGCCGCGCCTCCGCAGCACTGATGGCCTCGTCCGTCTGCCGCAGCGTCGAGACGTTCGAGCCGAGCGACACGATCCCGCCCAGCACCAGCGCAATCGATCCGAGCGCTGCGGTCTGACCAAAGCCAAGCACACCCAGGATCGTGATCAACAGCAGCGCGGCCCCGCCGCCGATGGCGATCTTGGACGCCAGGATGTACTTCCGGCACCGCTCGGCGATCTCGGCGAGCCGCTCGATCCGATCTTCGATATCGGAGATTTCGTCGGTCGGATCGTCTTCAGTCATGCCAATTCAAGAGAATTAGTCGCCCGCATGAGCGAAGCGACCTGCGGGACCTAGGCAAAGTCCCGGATGTCGCTGCGCTCATCCGGGCTACGTGCGTTCACAACGGCAAATTGTCGTGCTTCTTCGCCGGCGTTTCCACCTTCTTGTCCTTCAGCATCGACAGCGCGCGTGCGATCCGCTTGCGGGTCGAGTGCGGCATGATGACGTCGTCGATATAGCCGCGCTCGGCGGCGATGAAGGGGGACAGGAAGCGGTCTTCGTATTCCTTGGTGCGTGCGGCGATCTTGTCGGGGTCGCCGATGTCTGAGCGGAAGATGATCTCGACCGCGCCCTTGGCGCCCATCACTGCGATCTGGGCGGTCGGCCAGGCGTAGTTCATGTCCGCGCCGATCTCCTTGGAGGCCATGACGTCGAAGGCGCCGCCATAGGCCTTGCGGGTGATGATGGTGACCAGCGGCACGGTGCACTGCGAATAGGCAAACAGCAGCTTGGCGCCGTGCTTGATCAGGCCGCCATATTCCTGCGCGGTGCCGGGCAGGAAGCCCGGCACGTCGACGAAGGTGACGATCGGGATGTTGAAGGCGTCGCAGAAGCGCACGAAGCGCGCGGCCTTGCGCGAGGCATCGCTGTCGAGCACGCCGGCCAGCACCATCGGCTGGTTGGCGACGAAGCCGACGGTGCGCCCCGCGATGCGGCCGAAGCCGGTGACGATGTTCTTGGCGAACATGTCGGCGATCTCGAAGAAGTCGCCCTCGTCCACGACCTTCAGGATCAGCTCCTTCATGTCGTAGGGTTTGTTCGGATTGTCGGGGATCAGCGTGTCCAGGGACATGTCGACCCGGCCGATGTCGTCGAAGCTCGGCCATTCCGGAACGCCGTCGGTGTTGTTGGACGGCAGGAAGTCGATCAGGCGCCGCATCTGCAACAGCGTCTCGACGTCGTTCTCGAAGGCGCCATCGGCGATCGAGGAACGCGTGGCGTGCACCGAGGCGCCGCCGAGCTCTTCGGCCGTGACGACCTCGTTGGTGACGGTCTTCACCACATCGGGGCCCGTGACGAACATGTAGCTGGTGTTCTTCACCATGAAGATGAAGTCGGTCATCGCCGGCGAATAAACGTCGCCACCGGCGCAGGGGCCCATGATGACGGAGATCTGCGGGATCACGCCCGAGGCGAGCACGTTGCGGCGGAACACGTAGGAGTAGCCGGCGAGCGCCGCCACGCCTTCCTGGATGCGGGCGCCGCCCGCGTCATAGAGGCCGATGATGGGCGCCCTCGCCTTCATCGCCATGTCCTGCAGCTTCGTGATCTTCAGCGCGTGCGTTTCCGAGAGCGAACCGCCGAAGACCGTAAAATCCTTCGCGAACACGAACGTCTTGCGGCCGTTGACGGTGCCCCAGCCGGTGACCACGCCATCGCCGGGGACCTTGGTCTTCTCCATGCCGAACTCGGTGGAGCGGTGCTCGACGAACATGTCGAATTCCTCGAACGATCCCTTGTCGAGCAGCAGCTCGATGCGCTCGCGCGCGGTCAGCTTGCCGCGGGCGTGCTGCGCCTCGATGCGCTTCTCCCCGCCGCCGAGCTTTGCGCCGGCACGACGATCTTCAAGGGCGTCCAGGATGTGTTTCATTTGCTCCCGCCAGTTCTTAGGCCTTAAGATGCCGGGGGTTCTAACACGGCATTTTGCGAAGCGGGAAGCCGCTTTCGGCGTCGCAGGGCTGCCCTGAAGCAGCGTGAAAGCGCAAGGAATTACAAAGTTTTGCCTGGGAGCCGATCGTGGACGCGGGAATGGCGGGACGGGCCGGGCTTCGGCTTCACCCGTCACGGCCGGATTGGCTGGCATAAGAGCGCCTGATCCCGGCTGTCTCCAGCAAATTGGTGTCCCCGCCCGGTTGACCGGGCCCGCCGATTCAGGCTTGCTCCGACCTTACGATCAGGCGCCGAATGTTGCGTGAGCCCAGTCGGTACGGCGGCGGTCACCAAGCCTTGGCTTTGGCATCACACATGTCCGCGACGGTCGTTCCCCTGCTGCCGAACTCATCGTCCGCAACCATCGACTTCCTGCGGCGGATGGCCAGCATGGTGTCGGGGCGGAACGGCGAAATGCTGCTGCGTGCCGCAAGCCTGATCGAGTCGCTGGCACAGCGGGCGATGTCGGCCGAGCAGCTCTATCACGAGCAGCAGGTCGAGGGCAGGCGCAATTCCGAGCTGCGCGAGGCCGCCGAGCTCGCCTCCGATGCCATGGTCGGCCAGATCGAGGGACTACGGGCGCAGCTTGCCGAGGTCACCGCGGCAGCCGCAGCGGAGCGCGCCGCCTTCGATGCCGAGCGCGGCAAGCTGATCGGCCTGATGCAGAATGCCGAGAGCCATATCGGCAAGCTCACAACCGAGCTCGACAGCTTGCGCGCCTCCGTCGACAGTTTCAACGAGACCGCGGTCTCCGTGCCGATCGAGGTGCTGCGGCTGGCGCGGACACAGTTCGATTTCCTCTCCGACGGCTTTGCCCGCAAGGGCGACGTGATCTCGCACGCGATGAGCGAGATCGGCGGCTTTGCGATCGACAAGGCGCTGACGGCGAAGAAGACCGCCGGTCCCGCCTGAGGTCCTCGGCCCGGCCGCCGAAGCTGATCCCCGGATTACCCGTGATATTCCCAAGTGGACGCACCGTCCGAGAGAACCCGCAACAGACTGCGGATTCGTGTGGGCATCTGTTTACGGCTGACTTGCACGGCATGGATCGGCGTATTCGGCACCCGCCAGCGGCGCAACAATTCGACAATGCGTCCACCTTCGAGATCCTTCAGGCCGCACCATGCCGGAAGCCAGGCTATTCCAAGGCCGCGCGAGACCATCGCCCACGCCACCGACATGTCCTCGACGACCACGCGCTTTCGCGGCACCATCCTGATCAGCGCGCCGTCCGAGGGATCCTGAAACTGCCACGGCATGAGCTGCCCGGTTGCCGGATCACGAAAACCAATCTGATGATGCGCCTTGAGGTCTCGAATCGAGCGCGGTTCTCCCATGAACTCAACGTAGCGGCGGGTCGCGACCAGCACCCAGGGGAACGTCGCCAGCCGCTTCGCGGTGACGCCCGGATGGCGATCGAGGGGGCCGAAGCGGATAGCGACGTCAATCCCCTCGGATCCCAGATCGAGGCCGAAATCGTCCACCTTCAGCTCGAGCTCGAGCGCCGGATTGGCCTTGAGAATGGCCGGCAGCTTCGGCGCGATGCAGGCCCTGAGGAAAGCGCCCGGCGCTGCAAGGCGCACGCGTCCGGCTTCGCCCCCGGTGGCTTCGTCCAGCATCACGTTGAGTTGCTCGGCCTGCCGCAACAGATCGCGGGCGCTCTCCAGCAGGCGTTCGCCGTCATGCGTCAGCGAGATCGCATGCGTGGTCCGATGAAGCAGCTTCACGCCCCGCATCTGCTCGAACCGCGCAATCGCCTTCGACATCGCCGAGGTCGACGTTCCGGCGCGGCGGGCGGCTTCGGCGAACGAGCCAGCTTCGACGACGCGGACGAACTGGAGCAGATTGAGGAGCTGCTGATGGCTGCGTGGTGTTGCCATGGTGTCATCATAGCAATGACATTAAGCCCACTACAAGACCGGCTGCGAGGGCTGATATCAGATCGCAACAATGCATCTGACAATTGGAGAGAACAGTGTTTGTTGAAATCGGCGAAGCATCACTCGCCTCAGCGGCAGCGAAATTAAAGGAAGATCAGCCGATCTTCATGCTCAACCTTCTCCGTTATCGGGATGAGGCCTTGTACCGGGCGAGCCCGAAGCTTCCCGCCTGCAGTGGCCGCGAAGCCTACTACACGCGATATGTTCCTGCATTTCGCAAGCTGGCGCTCAGCCAAGGGGTCGTGCCAAACTGGCTTGGATCGGTCGGAGCTCTGCTGGTGGGAGCGGAAGGCGAAGCTTGGCACGACGCGGCCATCGTCCGCTATCCCGACTTCGCAACCTTTCAGCGCATTGTTTTGAGCGCGGATTATCGCCGCGACGCCGAACCGCACCGCTTGGCCGCGCTCGCCGACTGGCGCCTGATTGCGACGACCGAAGTGCAGGTGCCGGGCTGACGGGCAAATTGCACGCATCAATTGACAGCGCGCGGGCCCATTGTTCTACTGACAAAAACTCAGGGGAGCATCCAATGGCCACGACATGGCGCGCTTTCGCAGTGCTGATCGCGCTGTGCGTTTCGAGTTCGTTCGCCGGCGGCGAAGCCGCCGCGCAGTCGCTGCCCAAGGAAGTCGCCACCCGCGCCGAGATCTATCCGATCCCCTCGCTCACGCTCTCCGACCAGCAATTCCTCAGCGGCGATGCCGCCGCCGGCAAGGCGGTGACGGTGGCCGGCGAATTCCGCGTGGCCCAGGGGACCGGCAAGCTCCCGGTCGTGGTGCTGATGCACGGCTCGAGCGGGGTCGGCGCGACCACCGAGGCCTGGGTGCACGCTTTCAACGCCATGGGCGTCTCGACCTTCGTGATCGACGGTTTCACCGGCCGCGGGCTGACCGTGGTGGGACCGAACCAGGCGCTGCTTGGCCGGCTCAACCTGATCGTCGACATCTACCGCTCGCTCGAAATCCTGGCGAAACACCCGCGCGTCGATCCGGACCGTATCGTGCTGATGGGCTTTTCGCGCGGCGGACAGGCGACGCTCTATGCAAGCCTCGACCGCTTCCACAAGCTCTGGAACAAGTCAGGCATCCAGTTCGCGGCTTATATCCCGTTCTATCCGGACTGCTCCACGACCTACGTTGGCGACAGCGAGGTCACCGCACGCCCGATCAGGATCTTCCACGGCACGCCCGACGACTACAATCCCGTCAAGAGCTGCAAGGCCTTCGTGGAGCGGCTCAAGACCGCCGGGCGCGATGTGGTGCTGACCGAATATCCTGATAGCGCGCACGGGTTCGACAGCGGCCTGCTCGGCGTCAGCACCGTCGCCGTATCGGCCAATGCGCAGACCGTGCGCAACTGCCACATCAGGGAAGGCGACGGCAGCGTGCTGATGAACGGCGACACCAACGCGCCCTTCTCCTACAAGGACGCGTGTGTCGAGCTCAACCCGCATGTCGGCGGCAATCCGAAGACGGCTGCGGAGTCGCGGAAAGCGGTCGTGGAGTTCTTGCTGGCGCTGTTCAAGCTGGGGTGAAACCGCCTGCTCCGAATGCGGTCTTGTAGGGTGGGCAAAGCGTAGCGTGCCCACCTAACGGTCACTACAGAGGAAGATCGTGGGCACGGCGCTACGCGCCTTTGCCCACCCTTGTAATAGCGCGATCGTTTATTCTCGACCCGTTCCATGAGGAATGGCCTGCCGCGGTTTGCACCCCGCGACAGGCCGCTGGCGATCGGATCGAGCCCACCCAGAGCAGTTTGTGGCTGCCCCGTAGCGTGATCGCGTCAGCACCTTCATCGGACCCGGATGGTTGCCGGAACAACTTGGTTCGCTTCACAAGGCAGGGTCGACGAAGATGACACAGACTAACATAACGACGGCCGGGATCGATACGTCCAAGGCTAAACTGGACATCGCGGTTCATGGTCGAACCGAACGCTGGCAGGTCGCCAATGCTTTACCGGGTTGGCGCGCTCTGGCAGCAAACCTGGCCAAGGCCGGCGTCACGCGGATCGGGATCGAGGCCACTGGCGGCTATGAACGTGGCGTGGTGGAGCATTTGCGATCGGCCGGTTTTACCGTGCTGTTGCTGCAGCCGCTTCAGGTCAAGGCCTTCGCCAAGGTGCATTTGCGCCGGGCCAAGAACGATGCGCTCGACGCCGTATTGATCGCCGCCTGTGCTGCGGCGCTCGATCCCCCTGAGATCGCGCCGGATCCGCGATTGACGGAATTGGCCGACTATCTGACCTTCCTTGAGCAGATCGAGGAAGATATCCGGCGCTTCAAGACGCGTCTCGAGCACATCGACGAGCCTGCGTTGCGACGCATCATCAACAGCGACATCGCCCGGTTGAAGGCACGCAAGGCCGCGCAGATTCGTGACATTGCCAAGCGCCTTCGTGCCCACGACGCCCTAGCCATGCGGCTCAAGCTGGTGCTGAGCATTCCCGGCATCGGCGAGCGGACGGCGCTGGCGATCGTCATCCGCATGCCCGAACTCGGACGCGTCAGCCGGGAGCAAGCCGCAGCCCTGGCCGGGCTGGCTCCCTTCGATTCCGACAGCGGACAGCACAGAGGACAGCGCAAGATCGCCGGAGGCCGCAGCCGCCTACGGCGCTCCCTGTTCGCCGCGGCCCTTCCAGCTGCCTTCCGCTGGAACAAGGCCTTGATCGCGCTCTATGCACGCCTCATGGCAAGGGGCAAAGTCCACAACGCAGCACTAATCGCCTGCGCCAGGAAACTCCTGATCTACGCCAATACTGTCGTACAACGCGGCACGCCCTGGACCGAAAAAGTCGCCTAGCCTTTAATGGTTGCTACGGCATCTGCGCCGGCGCTCGATATACTCCGTCATTGCGAGCGCAGCGAAGCAATCCAGACTTTTCCCGCGGCGGCAGTCTGGATTGCTTCGTCGCAAGGGCTCCTCGCAATGACGAGGACGCTGGAGAGAGGCGCCGGCGTAATGACGCTAGATCGCGCCGATCTCGGCAAGGCAGGCTTGCGTCAGCGGCATGCGCTCACTGATGAGACGCGGCTCCTTGCAGTCCATGTTGAGCGCGAACACGGTGTGCGCTTCGCCCTTCTCGGCCCAGCCGACCATCCAGCCAAGCGACGGCTCGCCGCGCTCGGCGCCGAGCAACCCAGACTTGGCGCGGATGACGCTGTCGCCCACCTTGGTGACCGGCAGGATGTCAGCGACGAGATCCTGGCTGCGCTTGCTGATCGGCAGCGCACGGCGGCGCAGCCGATCGACGAAATCGATCTGCTCGACCGGATCGATGCGCAGCGCCCCGGTGAGCCAGAACTGGTCGATACCGCCGCCGATATCGCGATTGCCGTAGTCGAACTCGTCGACGTATTTCTGCATGCGCTCCTGCCCGATGCGCCGCGCGATCTCCTGATAGACCGGCACCGCACTCACCGCGATCGCACTGCGTAACGTGTGATCCTTGTTCCAGGCCTCGATCGGGCGCTTCACGCCATCCCAGGGAAACACATCCTTGTCGGGGTCGGCGACCACGCCGGTCTCCAGCGCGATCAGCGAGTTGGGAATCTTGAAGGTCGAGGCCGGCAGCTTCCCCTCGCCCGAGCGCTCCTTGTCGCTGGCGACGACCAGATAGTCCTCGACCTTGTAGCCGACGAAGGTGCCTGACGTGCCAAGGTCGGTGAAGCGCTTTGCCAGGCTGTCGCGGATCTCGTTGCGCGGCGGCGCGACGTGGGCGAGCACGCGCGAGGGCACGATTGTGGCTGCGGCGAGCAGGCCGAGAGTGGAACGGCGGGTGATCAAGAGCGATGTCCGTTGAACGATGAAGGTGACGGCTACACTGCCGTCGATATCTGGTCAAACGATGACAGCTACCGCCCTCGGCCCGACAGCCGCAGCACGAAAACCAGCACCTCGGCGACCGCCTTGTAAAGGTCCGGCGGGATCTCCTCGCCGAGCTCGACCTTGGACAGCGCGCCGGCCAAGACCTCGTTTTCCTCGATCGGAATGTCGTGGGCCTTGGCGATCTCGACGATCTTTTCGCCGATCGTGCCCCTGCCCTTGGCGACGACGACCGGCGCGTTGGTGCCCTTCTCGTAGTGCAGGGCAATCGCAAGCTTGGAGGAATCGCTCATGTGGCGCGATCCAGGAAATGGCCGGCGCGGGCCGGCGCCGGTTGTGGTGGCGTGCCCTCGCGAACCACGATATCGCCGGGCTTGAGCTCGGCTCGCGTCAAAGCCTGGTTGAGCTCGCCGATTCCGGCGCGGAGCTGCTGCGCCGTCGCCGGCCGCTCCGCCCACATCCGCACGAAAGTCTTGTCGCCGTTCAGTGTGATCAGCGCATGCACCGGGCCGGCCGGCTCGACATTGAGCGAAAAGCGCGCGCGCCAGGCTTGCTTGGCGGGATCGGGGGATTCGTTGCCACCGTCACGCGAGATCTCGAACTGCGCCATCGCGGTGCCTTGCGGCGTCGCAAAGGGAATTTCGAAATT encodes:
- a CDS encoding dienelactone hydrolase family protein, with product MATTWRAFAVLIALCVSSSFAGGEAAAQSLPKEVATRAEIYPIPSLTLSDQQFLSGDAAAGKAVTVAGEFRVAQGTGKLPVVVLMHGSSGVGATTEAWVHAFNAMGVSTFVIDGFTGRGLTVVGPNQALLGRLNLIVDIYRSLEILAKHPRVDPDRIVLMGFSRGGQATLYASLDRFHKLWNKSGIQFAAYIPFYPDCSTTYVGDSEVTARPIRIFHGTPDDYNPVKSCKAFVERLKTAGRDVVLTEYPDSAHGFDSGLLGVSTVAVSANAQTVRNCHIREGDGSVLMNGDTNAPFSYKDACVELNPHVGGNPKTAAESRKAVVEFLLALFKLG
- a CDS encoding twin-arginine translocation signal domain-containing protein is translated as MERRNFLKLALGVTAGAAAFAATAQAAPLSPQPLSDPARTPQGNPDAHPAVTTSEEAAKLTPEQVHWHGRHRGWGHRHWRRHRRRWHRRHHW
- a CDS encoding LysR family transcriptional regulator, whose amino-acid sequence is MATPRSHQQLLNLLQFVRVVEAGSFAEAARRAGTSTSAMSKAIARFEQMRGVKLLHRTTHAISLTHDGERLLESARDLLRQAEQLNVMLDEATGGEAGRVRLAAPGAFLRACIAPKLPAILKANPALELELKVDDFGLDLGSEGIDVAIRFGPLDRHPGVTAKRLATFPWVLVATRRYVEFMGEPRSIRDLKAHHQIGFRDPATGQLMPWQFQDPSDGALIRMVPRKRVVVEDMSVAWAMVSRGLGIAWLPAWCGLKDLEGGRIVELLRRWRVPNTPIHAVQVSRKQMPTRIRSLLRVLSDGASTWEYHG
- the blaOXA gene encoding class D beta-lactamase, with translation MITRRSTLGLLAAATIVPSRVLAHVAPPRNEIRDSLAKRFTDLGTSGTFVGYKVEDYLVVASDKERSGEGKLPASTFKIPNSLIALETGVVADPDKDVFPWDGVKRPIEAWNKDHTLRSAIAVSAVPVYQEIARRIGQERMQKYVDEFDYGNRDIGGGIDQFWLTGALRIDPVEQIDFVDRLRRRALPISKRSQDLVADILPVTKVGDSVIRAKSGLLGAERGEPSLGWMVGWAEKGEAHTVFALNMDCKEPRLISERMPLTQACLAEIGAI
- a CDS encoding glutathione S-transferase family protein yields the protein MADLTLTTFDWVPEPPRGFVRDLRVRWALEEAALPYRVASAPFEDRGPAHFAHQPFGQVPWLTNGDLSIFESGAILLHLGERSAKLMPTDPHGRAETTEWVFAALNSVEMASLPWAMSKFMGHPTDTAAWKFVDDFLKLRLKHLEPVLAGREWLAGSFSVADILMSDVLRVVDGFEGLADSPACRAYVARSTGRPAFAKAHADQMAHFAAADKARGA
- a CDS encoding EscU/YscU/HrcU family type III secretion system export apparatus switch protein, encoding MSDSSKLAIALHYEKGTNAPVVVAKGRGTIGEKIVEIAKAHDIPIEENEVLAGALSKVELGEEIPPDLYKAVAEVLVFVLRLSGRGR
- a CDS encoding IS110 family RNA-guided transposase, whose protein sequence is MTQTNITTAGIDTSKAKLDIAVHGRTERWQVANALPGWRALAANLAKAGVTRIGIEATGGYERGVVEHLRSAGFTVLLLQPLQVKAFAKVHLRRAKNDALDAVLIAACAAALDPPEIAPDPRLTELADYLTFLEQIEEDIRRFKTRLEHIDEPALRRIINSDIARLKARKAAQIRDIAKRLRAHDALAMRLKLVLSIPGIGERTALAIVIRMPELGRVSREQAAALAGLAPFDSDSGQHRGQRKIAGGRSRLRRSLFAAALPAAFRWNKALIALYARLMARGKVHNAALIACARKLLIYANTVVQRGTPWTEKVA
- a CDS encoding acyl-CoA carboxylase subunit beta; the protein is MKHILDALEDRRAGAKLGGGEKRIEAQHARGKLTARERIELLLDKGSFEEFDMFVEHRSTEFGMEKTKVPGDGVVTGWGTVNGRKTFVFAKDFTVFGGSLSETHALKITKLQDMAMKARAPIIGLYDAGGARIQEGVAALAGYSYVFRRNVLASGVIPQISVIMGPCAGGDVYSPAMTDFIFMVKNTSYMFVTGPDVVKTVTNEVVTAEELGGASVHATRSSIADGAFENDVETLLQMRRLIDFLPSNNTDGVPEWPSFDDIGRVDMSLDTLIPDNPNKPYDMKELILKVVDEGDFFEIADMFAKNIVTGFGRIAGRTVGFVANQPMVLAGVLDSDASRKAARFVRFCDAFNIPIVTFVDVPGFLPGTAQEYGGLIKHGAKLLFAYSQCTVPLVTIITRKAYGGAFDVMASKEIGADMNYAWPTAQIAVMGAKGAVEIIFRSDIGDPDKIAARTKEYEDRFLSPFIAAERGYIDDVIMPHSTRKRIARALSMLKDKKVETPAKKHDNLPL